One Pedomonas mirosovicensis genomic region harbors:
- the cyoD gene encoding cytochrome o ubiquinol oxidase subunit IV, whose amino-acid sequence MSSAHVASHASHGHAHGSLKSYIVGFILSLVLTALSFGAVMTGAVSKDMIVPAITILAVIQLLVQLVFFLHLGAAPEQRNNTVIFILTVMLIATIVGGSLWVMHNANVNMMPTQMSVERALAKD is encoded by the coding sequence ATGTCGAGCGCCCACGTTGCAAGCCATGCCTCGCATGGCCACGCCCACGGCAGCCTGAAGTCGTATATCGTCGGCTTCATCCTTTCGCTGGTTCTGACCGCCTTGTCCTTCGGGGCGGTCATGACCGGGGCCGTGTCCAAGGACATGATCGTTCCAGCGATCACGATCCTGGCCGTGATTCAGCTGCTCGTGCAGCTGGTCTTCTTCCTTCACCTCGGTGCCGCACCCGAGCAGCGCAACAACACCGTGATCTTCATCCTGACCGTGATGCTGATCGCCACGATCGTCGGCGGCTCGCTGTGGGTCATGCACAACGCCAACGTGAACATGATGCCGACCCAGATGTCGGTTGAGCGGGCACTGGCGAAAGACTAA
- a CDS encoding bile acid:sodium symporter family protein, protein MLAIRRFIDPYLMLLMGTVVLAALVPARGVWQTVADMSVTIAVAVLFFLYGARLAPSAVWAGITHWRLQTLVLATTYVFFPLLGLAIGTWADAWLQPDIAFGMLFLCLLPSTVQSSIAFTSIAGGNVPAALCSASISNMLGVVITPLLVALLLPTSGGGISLQALEEIALQILLPFVVGQAARPLIGTWLARHRLLTTVVDRGSILLVVYAAFSAGMVAGIWTQVSLRDLLAVMFFTLLVLAVVLGATTIASRKLGFSRQDEIAIVFCGSKKSMASGIPMAAILFPASALSLIVLPLMIFHQVQLFICAILARRYARLVEAGGEDKGATSQ, encoded by the coding sequence ATGCTTGCCATCCGCCGCTTTATCGATCCCTATCTGATGCTCCTGATGGGAACCGTCGTTCTGGCCGCGCTCGTTCCTGCCCGCGGGGTCTGGCAGACCGTGGCGGATATGAGCGTCACCATTGCCGTCGCCGTGCTGTTCTTCCTTTATGGCGCGCGGCTGGCGCCGTCGGCGGTCTGGGCCGGTATCACGCACTGGCGGCTCCAGACCCTGGTGCTCGCCACCACCTATGTGTTCTTCCCCCTGCTCGGCCTTGCTATCGGCACGTGGGCCGATGCCTGGTTGCAGCCCGACATCGCGTTCGGGATGCTGTTTCTGTGCCTCCTGCCCTCCACGGTGCAGTCCTCGATTGCGTTCACGTCCATCGCGGGCGGCAACGTTCCGGCTGCCCTGTGCAGCGCGTCGATTTCCAACATGCTGGGCGTCGTCATCACGCCGCTGCTCGTGGCGCTGCTCCTTCCCACGTCCGGCGGTGGGATCTCGCTTCAGGCCCTTGAGGAAATCGCCCTTCAGATTCTTCTCCCCTTCGTCGTCGGTCAGGCGGCACGGCCCTTGATCGGAACCTGGCTCGCCAGGCACCGGCTGCTGACGACGGTGGTCGATCGCGGCTCGATTCTTCTCGTCGTCTACGCCGCCTTCAGCGCTGGTATGGTCGCGGGCATATGGACCCAGGTTTCGCTGCGCGACCTGCTGGCGGTGATGTTTTTCACGCTTCTGGTGCTGGCCGTGGTGCTCGGCGCAACAACGATCGCCAGTCGCAAGCTCGGCTTTTCCCGGCAGGACGAAATCGCCATCGTCTTCTGCGGCTCCAAGAAGAGCATGGCGAGCGGCATTCCGATGGCCGCGATCCTGTTTCCCGCCAGCGCCCTCAGCCTGATCGTGCTGCCGTTGATGATCTTTCATCAGGTGCAGCTGTTCATCTGCGCCATTCTTGCCCGCCGTTACGCACGGCTGGTGGAAGCGGGCGGCGAGGATAAGGGCGCAACCTCGCAATAG
- a CDS encoding ANTAR domain-containing response regulator, translating to MRIAVIDDNPVRGAVLEAGLREAGLEDIHILSGRARLLARLVALEPDVVLIDIENPSRDVLDEMFQVSRAVARPIAMFVDQSDASMIEAAIDAGVSAYVVDGLRKERVKPILDLAISRFNFHARLAAELEAAKTALAERKLLDRAKGILMRQRGIDEPAAYALLRSSAMKQGRKIAEIAQAVITADELLTGGEGA from the coding sequence TTGCGGATTGCGGTGATCGACGACAATCCGGTGCGCGGGGCCGTGCTGGAAGCGGGGCTGCGCGAGGCCGGGCTCGAGGATATCCACATCCTCAGCGGGCGTGCTCGCCTGCTCGCCCGGCTGGTGGCGCTGGAGCCCGACGTCGTGCTCATCGACATCGAAAACCCGAGCCGAGACGTGCTCGATGAAATGTTCCAGGTCTCCCGCGCCGTCGCCCGGCCCATCGCCATGTTCGTCGACCAGTCGGACGCGTCGATGATCGAGGCGGCGATCGACGCGGGCGTGTCGGCCTATGTGGTCGATGGGCTGCGCAAGGAGCGGGTGAAGCCGATCCTTGATCTGGCCATCAGCCGGTTCAATTTTCACGCGCGCCTTGCCGCCGAGCTGGAGGCCGCCAAAACCGCGCTCGCCGAGCGCAAGTTGCTCGACCGAGCCAAGGGCATCCTCATGCGCCAGCGCGGCATCGACGAACCGGCGGCCTACGCCCTGCTGCGGTCGAGCGCGATGAAACAGGGCCGCAAGATCGCGGAGATCGCGCAGGCGGTCATCACCGCCGACGAACTGCTGACCGGGGGAGAGGGCGCATGA
- a CDS encoding CmpA/NrtA family ABC transporter substrate-binding protein encodes MSAVRLEKGEAVRIGFLPLVDSAILIAAQECGFAAAEGVAIELVRDVSWSNIRDRVVHGRLHAAHMLAGLPIAVSLGLGQPATPLIAPFNLGLNGNAITLSLAIAGALGPERLADPAASAEALARVVRQRQADGASPLRLGIVHPFSSHNYMLRYWLAYAGLMPDRDVGLVVVPPPYMVDALRSGEVDGFCVGEPWSSVAVAEGVARIVALGCRIWQRGVEKVLGCRADWAEANPDALAALIRALDRAASWTGDAAHHADLAAMLAQPRYLDKPAELIRRALDGRLTVAPAAPPIAAEDFLLFYKDAANFPWVSQALWIYSQMVRWGQVAPSDAAEAEVRRVFRPDLYRRALGDSATPLPGANAKVEGSLDISLPVGSPRGRLSIGPDRFFDNRVFDPVDIAGYLRSFATHPSR; translated from the coding sequence ATGAGCGCAGTGCGGCTCGAAAAAGGGGAAGCGGTGCGGATCGGCTTCCTGCCGCTGGTGGACAGTGCCATCCTGATCGCGGCGCAGGAGTGCGGCTTCGCGGCTGCCGAGGGCGTGGCGATTGAGCTGGTGCGGGATGTGTCGTGGTCCAACATCCGCGACCGGGTGGTGCACGGCCGTCTGCACGCGGCGCACATGCTGGCCGGGCTGCCGATTGCCGTGAGCCTTGGCCTCGGCCAGCCCGCAACGCCGCTGATCGCCCCGTTCAATCTGGGGCTGAACGGCAACGCCATCACCCTGTCGCTCGCCATCGCGGGTGCGCTTGGGCCGGAAAGACTGGCGGACCCGGCGGCAAGCGCCGAGGCGCTGGCGCGGGTCGTGCGGCAGCGGCAGGCGGACGGCGCGTCGCCGTTGCGGCTGGGCATCGTCCACCCCTTCTCCTCCCACAACTACATGCTGCGCTATTGGCTGGCCTATGCGGGTCTCATGCCGGACAGAGACGTGGGGCTGGTGGTGGTGCCGCCGCCCTACATGGTCGATGCCCTTCGCAGCGGCGAGGTGGATGGCTTTTGCGTCGGCGAGCCGTGGAGCAGCGTGGCGGTTGCCGAAGGTGTCGCGCGGATCGTGGCGCTGGGCTGCCGCATCTGGCAGCGCGGAGTGGAGAAGGTGCTGGGCTGCCGCGCCGACTGGGCCGAAGCAAACCCCGACGCGCTGGCGGCGCTGATTCGCGCGCTCGACCGGGCCGCAAGCTGGACGGGCGATGCAGCCCACCACGCCGACCTCGCCGCCATGCTGGCCCAGCCCCGGTATCTGGACAAGCCCGCCGAACTCATCCGGCGCGCCCTCGATGGCCGCCTGACCGTCGCGCCCGCCGCGCCGCCGATCGCGGCGGAAGACTTCCTGCTGTTCTACAAGGACGCCGCCAACTTCCCCTGGGTGAGCCAGGCGCTGTGGATCTACTCCCAGATGGTGCGCTGGGGGCAGGTCGCGCCAAGTGACGCGGCGGAGGCCGAAGTGCGCCGCGTGTTCCGGCCCGACCTCTACCGCCGGGCGCTGGGCGACAGCGCGACGCCCCTGCCGGGTGCCAACGCCAAGGTGGAAGGCTCGCTTGATATTTCCCTGCCCGTCGGCTCTCCGCGCGGGCGGCTCTCCATCGGCCCGGACCGGTTTTTCGACAACCGCGTGTTCGATCCGGTGGACATCGCCGGTTACCTCCGGTCGTTCGCGACGCACCCTTCCCGGTAA
- the nirB gene encoding nitrite reductase large subunit NirB yields the protein MAREDREKIREELVVVGNGMAGCRAVEEVLKRDPHRYHITIFGAEPRVNYNRIMLSPLLAGEKRFEDIIINDEAWYADNGITLIAGDAVVEIDRAARTVKSASGRVVEYDRLVLATGSDPFVLPVPGAKLPGVVTFRDMDDVDAMLRASETGRRAVVIGGGLLGLEAAHGLSLRGMEVTVIHLMPTLMERQLDEAAGFLLKTALEARGQTILTGAETEAILGETHVEGVRLTDGRVIPADIVVMAVGIRPNTVLAQAAGLEVGRGIKVDDHMLTSDPAVLAVGECVEHQDVCYGLVAPLWEMCAALADALTARPSEGYRGSVTSTKLKVAGLDVFSAGDFSGGADCEDIVLRDAARGVYKRVVIRDSRIIGAVLYGDTGDGAWYFQLLREGADISAVRDSLIFGQAFAEGGSFADPRQAVAALSDNAEICGCNGVCKGAITRAISEQGLTTLDAVRSVTKASASCGSCTPQVEMLLSLTLGDDYSGERVVSPMCKCTDFTHDDVRRLILEKALKAIPAVMQALHWKTPDGCSSCRPALNYYLLCAWPGEYADDQQSRFVNERLHANIQKDGTYSVVPRMWGGLTSAKELRAIADVVDKFNIPTVKVTGGQRIDLFGVKKEDLPAVWADLNAAGMVSGHAYGKALRTVKTCVGSEWCRFGTQDSTGLGVRIERMTWGSWMPHKFKIAVSGCPRNCAEATIKDFGIVCVDSGYELHIGGNGGIKVRATDLLCKVATEEEVMEYCAAFIQLYREEARYLERTAPWVERVGLDYIKQRIVEDAEGRAQLAARFRFSQQFHQDDPWASRVAGRDAHLHRPLSLAAE from the coding sequence ATGGCACGGGAAGACCGGGAAAAGATCCGCGAAGAGCTGGTGGTGGTGGGCAACGGCATGGCCGGGTGCCGGGCCGTTGAGGAGGTGCTGAAGCGCGATCCCCACCGCTATCACATCACCATTTTCGGGGCCGAGCCGAGGGTGAATTACAACCGCATCATGCTGAGCCCCTTGCTTGCGGGCGAGAAGCGGTTCGAGGACATCATCATCAACGATGAGGCTTGGTACGCCGACAACGGCATCACGCTCATCGCAGGCGATGCGGTGGTCGAGATCGACCGAGCCGCGCGCACCGTCAAAAGCGCCTCGGGCCGCGTGGTGGAATATGACCGGCTGGTGCTGGCGACGGGCTCCGATCCGTTCGTGCTGCCCGTGCCGGGCGCGAAGCTGCCGGGTGTCGTCACCTTCCGCGATATGGACGACGTAGATGCCATGCTGCGGGCGAGCGAGACGGGCAGGCGGGCGGTCGTCATCGGCGGCGGTCTCCTTGGGCTGGAGGCGGCGCACGGGCTCAGCCTTCGCGGCATGGAGGTGACGGTCATTCACCTGATGCCGACGCTGATGGAGCGGCAGCTGGACGAGGCGGCGGGTTTTCTTCTGAAGACCGCGTTGGAGGCGCGGGGCCAGACCATCCTGACCGGCGCGGAGACAGAAGCCATTCTGGGCGAGACCCATGTGGAGGGCGTTCGCTTGACGGACGGGCGCGTCATCCCCGCCGATATCGTGGTGATGGCGGTCGGCATCCGACCCAACACGGTGCTGGCGCAGGCTGCCGGGCTTGAGGTGGGCCGGGGCATCAAGGTCGATGACCACATGCTCACCAGCGATCCCGCCGTGCTGGCGGTGGGCGAATGCGTCGAGCACCAGGACGTGTGCTACGGCCTTGTTGCGCCCCTGTGGGAGATGTGCGCGGCGCTGGCCGATGCTCTCACGGCGCGGCCATCGGAGGGCTATCGCGGCTCGGTTACCTCCACCAAACTGAAGGTCGCGGGGCTGGACGTATTCTCCGCCGGGGACTTTTCGGGCGGGGCAGACTGTGAGGACATTGTACTGCGCGATGCGGCGCGGGGCGTCTACAAGCGCGTCGTGATCCGCGACAGCAGAATTATCGGGGCGGTGCTCTATGGCGATACCGGCGACGGCGCGTGGTATTTCCAGCTGCTGCGCGAGGGCGCGGATATTTCCGCCGTGCGCGACAGCCTGATCTTCGGGCAGGCGTTTGCCGAAGGGGGCTCCTTCGCGGACCCTCGCCAGGCCGTTGCAGCCTTGTCGGATAACGCGGAGATCTGCGGCTGCAACGGCGTGTGCAAGGGGGCGATCACGCGGGCGATTTCCGAACAGGGCCTGACGACGCTGGATGCGGTGAGAAGCGTGACCAAGGCGTCGGCCTCGTGCGGCTCCTGCACGCCGCAGGTGGAGATGCTGCTGAGCCTGACGCTGGGCGACGACTATTCCGGCGAGCGCGTGGTTAGCCCCATGTGCAAGTGCACCGACTTCACCCACGACGACGTGCGCAGGCTCATTCTGGAAAAGGCGCTGAAGGCGATCCCCGCCGTGATGCAGGCGCTGCACTGGAAGACGCCCGACGGCTGCTCCAGCTGCCGCCCGGCGCTCAACTATTATCTGCTGTGCGCCTGGCCCGGCGAGTATGCGGACGACCAGCAGAGCCGTTTCGTCAACGAGCGGCTGCACGCCAACATCCAGAAGGACGGCACCTATTCGGTGGTGCCGCGCATGTGGGGCGGGCTCACCTCGGCAAAGGAGCTGCGCGCCATCGCCGACGTGGTGGACAAGTTCAACATCCCCACGGTCAAGGTGACGGGCGGCCAGCGCATCGACCTGTTCGGCGTGAAAAAGGAAGACCTGCCCGCCGTGTGGGCGGATCTGAACGCAGCGGGCATGGTCTCGGGCCACGCCTATGGCAAGGCGCTGCGGACGGTCAAAACCTGCGTGGGCTCGGAATGGTGTCGGTTCGGCACGCAGGACTCGACCGGCCTCGGCGTCAGGATCGAGCGCATGACCTGGGGTTCGTGGATGCCGCACAAGTTCAAGATCGCGGTGTCGGGTTGCCCGCGCAACTGCGCCGAGGCCACCATCAAGGACTTCGGCATCGTGTGCGTGGATTCGGGTTACGAACTGCATATCGGCGGCAACGGCGGCATCAAGGTGCGGGCGACGGACCTCCTCTGCAAGGTGGCAACCGAAGAGGAGGTGATGGAATACTGCGCCGCCTTCATACAGCTCTACCGGGAGGAGGCGCGCTATCTGGAGCGCACCGCGCCGTGGGTAGAGCGGGTAGGGCTCGATTACATCAAGCAACGCATCGTCGAGGACGCCGAAGGGCGCGCGCAACTTGCCGCACGCTTCCGCTTCTCCCAGCAATTCCATCAGGATGACCCGTGGGCGAGCCGCGTGGCGGGCAGGGACGCGCACCTGCACCGGCCGCTGAGTCTTGCAGCCGAATAA
- the nirD gene encoding nitrite reductase small subunit NirD, whose protein sequence is MTDRWIDIGTIHDIPRLGARTVPTPLGDVAVFRTGTDRVFALFDRCPHKGGPLSQGIVHGESVACPLHNWVIDLETGAARAPDKGCARKLAVRVEEGRILLSLPLAVAA, encoded by the coding sequence ATGACCGACCGCTGGATCGATATTGGCACCATTCACGACATTCCCCGCCTCGGCGCGCGCACCGTACCGACGCCGCTGGGAGACGTTGCCGTGTTCCGCACGGGGACGGACCGGGTGTTTGCGCTGTTCGACCGCTGCCCGCACAAGGGCGGGCCGCTGAGCCAAGGCATCGTGCATGGGGAGAGCGTCGCCTGCCCGCTGCACAACTGGGTGATTGACCTTGAAACCGGCGCGGCGCGCGCGCCCGACAAGGGCTGCGCCCGCAAGCTGGCAGTGCGGGTGGAGGAGGGGCGCATCCTGCTCTCCCTGCCTCTCGCCGTGGCAGCCTGA